In Gossypium raimondii isolate GPD5lz chromosome 12, ASM2569854v1, whole genome shotgun sequence, a single window of DNA contains:
- the LOC105764260 gene encoding MYB-like transcription factor EOBI isoform X1 encodes MSTLIEEEIEVRKGPWTTEEDTLLTRYIGRHGVGPWNMLAKCAGTNTLINNLFTLFFMFWVDLPLTSSGLKRSGKSCRLRWLNYLNPDIKRGNLTLQEQQLILQLHSLWGNRWSKIAEHLPGRTDNEIKNYWRTRVQNKQPSSSSLKEMSSQFSVPCQLPECIVPSGSVINISQQIEFPQHETSPNAYAHTCVDNNNLVLNGSYNIGRSGQDMEAFRLASMSAVGEGCWICNEMTDSLWQCRELGEMGN; translated from the exons ATGTCCACTCTTATTGAAGAGGAGATTGAGGTAAGAAAAGGGCCATGGACCACGGAAGAGGATACGCTCCTAACCCGTTACATTGGTCGTCATGGGGTAGGTCCTTGGAATATGTTGGCAAAATGTGCAGGTACCAACACATTGATCAACAACCTCTTTACCCTTTTCTTTATGTTCTGGGTTGATCTACCTTTAACTTCCTCAGGTCTTAAGAGAAGTGGTAAAAGTTGCAGATTAAGGTGGCTTAACTATTTGAACCCTGACATTAAGCGCGGAAACCTCACTCTCCAAGAACAACAATTGATTCTTCAACTTCATTCCCTGTGGGGAAATCG ATGGTCAAAAATTGCAGAGCATCTTCCGGGAAGAACAGACAACGAGATCAAGAACTATTGGAGAACAAGGGTGCAAAACAAGCAGccatcctcttcttctttgaAAGAAATGAGCTCCCAATTTTCAGTTCCTTGTCAATTACCAGAATGCATCGTCCCTTCAGGTTCAGTCATAAACATTTCACAGCAAATTGAATTTCCCCAACACGAAACAAGTCCAAACGCATATGCCCATACTTGTGTCGACAACAATAACCTAGTTCTTAATGGAAGTTACAATATTGGCAGAAGTGGGCAGGACATGGAGGCATTCAGACTGGCATCCATGTCAGCTGTGGGTGAAGGGTGTTGGATATGTAATGAGATGACAGATAGTTTATGGCAATGTAGGGAGTTGGGAGAGATGGGGAACTAG
- the LOC105764260 gene encoding MYB-like transcription factor EOBII isoform X2 has translation MSTLIEEEIEVRKGPWTTEEDTLLTRYIGRHGVGPWNMLAKCAGLKRSGKSCRLRWLNYLNPDIKRGNLTLQEQQLILQLHSLWGNRWSKIAEHLPGRTDNEIKNYWRTRVQNKQPSSSSLKEMSSQFSVPCQLPECIVPSGSVINISQQIEFPQHETSPNAYAHTCVDNNNLVLNGSYNIGRSGQDMEAFRLASMSAVGEGCWICNEMTDSLWQCRELGEMGN, from the exons ATGTCCACTCTTATTGAAGAGGAGATTGAGGTAAGAAAAGGGCCATGGACCACGGAAGAGGATACGCTCCTAACCCGTTACATTGGTCGTCATGGGGTAGGTCCTTGGAATATGTTGGCAAAATGTGCAG GTCTTAAGAGAAGTGGTAAAAGTTGCAGATTAAGGTGGCTTAACTATTTGAACCCTGACATTAAGCGCGGAAACCTCACTCTCCAAGAACAACAATTGATTCTTCAACTTCATTCCCTGTGGGGAAATCG ATGGTCAAAAATTGCAGAGCATCTTCCGGGAAGAACAGACAACGAGATCAAGAACTATTGGAGAACAAGGGTGCAAAACAAGCAGccatcctcttcttctttgaAAGAAATGAGCTCCCAATTTTCAGTTCCTTGTCAATTACCAGAATGCATCGTCCCTTCAGGTTCAGTCATAAACATTTCACAGCAAATTGAATTTCCCCAACACGAAACAAGTCCAAACGCATATGCCCATACTTGTGTCGACAACAATAACCTAGTTCTTAATGGAAGTTACAATATTGGCAGAAGTGGGCAGGACATGGAGGCATTCAGACTGGCATCCATGTCAGCTGTGGGTGAAGGGTGTTGGATATGTAATGAGATGACAGATAGTTTATGGCAATGTAGGGAGTTGGGAGAGATGGGGAACTAG
- the LOC105764260 gene encoding MYB-like transcription factor EOBI isoform X3 gives MDHGRGYAPNPLHWSSWGRSLEYVGKMCRLRWLNYLNPDIKRGNLTLQEQQLILQLHSLWGNRWSKIAEHLPGRTDNEIKNYWRTRVQNKQPSSSSLKEMSSQFSVPCQLPECIVPSGSVINISQQIEFPQHETSPNAYAHTCVDNNNLVLNGSYNIGRSGQDMEAFRLASMSAVGEGCWICNEMTDSLWQCRELGEMGN, from the exons ATGGACCACGGAAGAGGATACGCTCCTAACCCGTTACATTGGTCGTCATGGGGTAGGTCCTTGGAATATGTTGGCAAAATGTGCAG ATTAAGGTGGCTTAACTATTTGAACCCTGACATTAAGCGCGGAAACCTCACTCTCCAAGAACAACAATTGATTCTTCAACTTCATTCCCTGTGGGGAAATCG ATGGTCAAAAATTGCAGAGCATCTTCCGGGAAGAACAGACAACGAGATCAAGAACTATTGGAGAACAAGGGTGCAAAACAAGCAGccatcctcttcttctttgaAAGAAATGAGCTCCCAATTTTCAGTTCCTTGTCAATTACCAGAATGCATCGTCCCTTCAGGTTCAGTCATAAACATTTCACAGCAAATTGAATTTCCCCAACACGAAACAAGTCCAAACGCATATGCCCATACTTGTGTCGACAACAATAACCTAGTTCTTAATGGAAGTTACAATATTGGCAGAAGTGGGCAGGACATGGAGGCATTCAGACTGGCATCCATGTCAGCTGTGGGTGAAGGGTGTTGGATATGTAATGAGATGACAGATAGTTTATGGCAATGTAGGGAGTTGGGAGAGATGGGGAACTAG